From the genome of Apostichopus japonicus isolate 1M-3 chromosome 17, ASM3797524v1, whole genome shotgun sequence:
TTATTGTATCAAAAATGCTGCTTTGGGCAACAGCCTAGTACAATGAAGTCATCAAAACCTCTCAATGCACTAATTTTGTTGTGCAGAAATCCTCCATGTATCCCAAGTAGCcaaacatttttatttaaagCCAATGAACTGTATGGTAAATAGCCAGTGTTTCAACACTTTTCAACATTTGAAGTCAGTagtttgaaattattgaaatccACAATAACTTTGTACTCTGTCAGTTAGTATCCTGTGTGGCTACTAAATGAAAgttacaaaataataaacagtGTTAATTATTTCCCTGATTTGCAACTGACCTTGTGATAACAATAAAGTAGAATCTTTTCAGCTGTCTCCTAGTTATAGTTATCTTTTTGTAATTCACAACTTTGGGCTATAATAATATCTTCAAAACATTTGTCactgccaaaaaaaagaaagcataATGAAAATTCATATTCCCTGGTACGCCAAACAGGAAACGAAGTACTGATAAACGTTGTTCGTATCATTTTACTATGTTGTGATATTTACATTGGGATTAAATCAGAGATATTTTAAAATTCTAATGAAGAGAATAATGTTGCACACCTTTTGATTCATACACAGTAATAATGAGTCTGTTTGGACATAGTTGATTTGGATGAAACTTGAATGGTAGACATTCTTGGGCGTTCAGAAATTTGAAGCCGTTAAAGGTCAACTTGAGTCATTATAGTCGCATTATTTAAAATGTGAACAATGCTGTTTCAACCAAAGGCCTGCTGCACCAACACTGATCTGATGATGCTTTTAAATCATGGAACACAAAACAGATGGCAAAAGAGTTTCTCACAATTTGTAAGTTGTTTGAGCCAGCATATTCTGATACCTGCATGGAGTTATCATTAAGCAGATGTACATTTTCATGAAcagtttttcttatttctttcagGAGCAACATTATCAACTGGTAGAGCAGTGGATtaatgtgctttttacgtgacccgccatgcgggatacaaaacgtcacggccaaacggcactaccgaaccatcccattctgacaaacgaaactaaggtctagcgagccaaaaaaacatacgcccgccgacctgcagagacaaaacgcccaaccccccccccccccccactcaaacattcaaaaacgtacagaaggacgacccgcacgcagcgaaacgaaaaacccctccccagcacaccagcgtccaaaaaaggcagccccagataaacggcgaaaatcgccttcaatctgaaggcgaatgtcagacttcaccgcctccaggactgcctgccaactggaaaatttccccctaaaaaccaaattacatctattccgccaaacatgtttttttacaatagagcaaacaaaaatgatgcggtgcaacacagctaccgaacaaactggagggtctaccccatataaaataaagccctgccctaccgaccatgaacggtctcccgtaacacggtcggtccaggtctggaaccactcccataagtttactacaaagtagcaatgccaaaaaacatgagcagtactctctaagcgggcacagtccatcacccaatcgccaatgatatctttttaggttggtcaccaaggcaccgtgtgcaactctccatggaagatcacggagcctgcaaccattcagccttgaatgcaccgaacgccatacttcggcagaatgacgtccctggacaaaagttgcattcaCGGCCTTATCcctcaacgaactgtgaacgagggccggctgtgacaggtcaacagggggcaactcaatcagagcggagcagatgacacgcaccaccctgtttggagtactactatgcggttctctgttgctaaacagcgccgggacccatcgacgcaggtgcaaaccgccccaaaaacgtacaaaatatgaacaaggcaaccctgggtcagttaccgctacaaactgcttaaataacaaaaaggtcaatttacttcccagatgaaccacccctagtccccccttctccagtttttggtacaataccgccctcttgacaagctctgtaccaccagaccatatgaatgaaaaaatcgccctctccaaccgtACCAGGACGCGCCACGGAAtagggtacaccgcgcccgggtgccacaagatgggcgaaacgaaacgattaataacagtgactttccccaagatcgaaagccagcgggtgccaaaggtttcgagtctgctctgaaatacctcagccctctcgttccaggtgacatcacaaggtgcatcgtagccgaaccatataccattaattttgatattctgatccgaccacgacgcaccgaatggtaagtctctgtatctgcagctaccaagacgaaggccctttgtcttttctggattcaacttcgccccggtagctctctcaaaaatagatagatcctgcgagagtgcgcgaaaggagccgagactcgaaacaatacatgtcacgtgatctgcatattgagcgcatttcactttggcaccccctggcacaacgaatggaacaagtttggagtccctttccaaaagacgagagagggactcgctaaacaaaacataaagtaatggagacagagggcacccctggcgcaccccctctctacgttaaaaacctccgaacaaaacccatttacgataacagaactgaaactttgttcatacaaaacagaaatccatttacgaaaatttgggtgcaactgaaacgtctccaatacattcattaaaaaaccgcgatccaccatgtcaaaggccttctgctggtccagagacaccaatgcacatggcagatcacgctcaataacaaagtcggtcaagtcgcgcatcaaccacaagttctgctggatgcaatgacccttcactgcacaagtctggagatcaccaacaagatgcggcatagccagtgcaaggcggttgcacaaagccttagccagcaacttgtagtccacatttaacaaggtgatcggacgcttgttatggggatccaaggggtccccagactttggcagcaaagtaatcatgcccagacgttgactttcgtttaacagtccgttttggaaggcgtcctcgaagacggctctgatgtcgggtcctattattgcccagaaggttcggtagaactccctcggaagcccgtccgaacccggggacttgccattcttcatcttcgaaagcgccttccaaagctcaacagtggttattccgccccccccccccaaaatatcattgacatcgtggggaacggtttttgagattcccctcaataaatcagactttgccgacaagtcgacattgccacgcgtaaacaaactcgaataatactctttatatacgcggacaatgccgtgagggtcactgaccacggtcccatcggtagcgcgcacagacgggacgcgtctgtcacccgccgatgagctaacggactggtaaaacctcagtgaagggcgctcctcggcttccaccgcttcgacacgggccctgacgcgggcaccgtggtacttttcatcgagatacgTCTGCAAAGCTatgactgccgaagggtcgccaaacttcacctccgcgcacagcttcgagaatttttctcttcgacgccgtgcgcgggtcacgcaatactgaattgcgtagcgtttgatgcgcaacttgatattatcccaccactgggatgtacaagcaaaggccggcttcaatgtttgccatcctttgtacctggtctcgaaaccctggcggaattctgcctcgccaagaatccgacagttaagcttccataggccccgcccgatcgggaaaatggaaggcaaaacaaaacgtgctaccacagtgtcatggccagagagcggacagctgagcgtctcgcaacccgaaaatttaaaacttacgggcgcatacactcgatctatcctggaggcatcttctccgttaggcctcacccacgtatacaccgtactacacgagTGTATACGCCtgcagacatcggctaaaaggtgtgcggaagtgaatctgtccaattctgtgatcccagcgtcgggactagcggacacagaagccccgagtctgtcaagacccgagtctgggacacagttaaagtctccgaccatgacacatggagcactaccaggaacaaaggaaggcagtgtgttaaaaaaatctcgtctagcagaaggccgattgggagcatacacattgcaaagggagatgttaccctgtggatacttcaaaagaatgcaaaccaatcggccctcgtgatccgtctccaccctagtggcacaacccgcctgacgaggtgacaggaggatgacagtgccacaggatgaagaccaaccaaacgaagcatgcagcccaccaccccactcataagcccatagagggacatcttcttccaaaatatgtgtttcttgtaggcaaacgcagtcgacttccattgaaatacaatattggaaaatgcgactgcgcttgcgatgatccctcatgccattgacATTGATTAATGTTAATCACTGTCAAGTGTGCCACTCACCTATGATATCCAAAACATGGAAAGGACTTTCGTGCATTTGTAGGTAGATCACACTGTTTGGCCACTCTAAATGTAGTcttgtattggccccaaattatacCATGCTAAAATTGCTAGTTTTCAAAAGTTCTTGCTAGGAGGTCTTTACTTTTTACAAATTGTTTTTCAGACATTCTACATGAACACATATTGTGAATTAATGTCTCAGGGAGGTATAGTCCCCCAGGGTCATAATAAAGCAATTTTGACAAAAAGTTACCATATCTGAATATGGCATATTTGTGGTCAGTACAGCATGCATTTAGTGGGTGGAATAGCTTGGACACGTACTCGTAATGCATGAAATATGTTACACATGAGGATACCAAAGAAATGATGTCAACTTAAAAATATGCATGGTCAAAGAGAAACATTCCCACTATAAGTACTTGAAATAAGAATGTTACTATTTtcgaaaataaaaatcatacaCAAGCAGATTTATGAAGTCACTTTTATTTTGGTACACATATATTATGACTTTGTGATATTGAAGGGtgcttattttattaaatgtcaatgcttcttcttcttcggcCGCCGTCAATACTGACGATTGTCTACCAGTTTCACGCATCTCCTTATCTCCTCCTTGCAGGTAGTTCTGTTCTGAGCTAGACGCTTAGCTTGCGCTAGGCTCAATCCTGTCCATTCCTTGATGTTGTCATACCACTGCTTCTTTTGACGTCCAGCCTTCCTCTTTCCTTCTACCTTGCCCTCTATTATTTGGAGTGTCAATGCACTACCGCTTCCTCTGAGGATGTGGCCAAGGTAAGTGAGCATTCTGTTTACTATTTCTCCAAGCAACTGTCTCTTCACACCAAGTTCTTCCAGGATGCTCCTGTACAGTCTTTTCTCTTTCCAGCTGATGTTCATCATTCTTCTCCCTAGACAAATTTCGGCAGCAAGCACCCGGTTCTCATCTGCTTTAGTCAGAGTCCAACCTTCCAGGCCATAAAGAAGCACACTCCATATCATAATTTTCACAAGCTTCATTTTTAGTTCTGTTGGGAGGTTGCCATCGTTCCAGATGTCCTGAAGCTCCATCATTTTTCATTGGCCATTCCAATCCTAGCTTTGGTGTCTGTTGTGCAGTTCGCAGTGGCGGTTTTCACAGAGCCCAGGTACTTGAAATGGCTGACTTGTTCAACTTCTTCGCCATCTACCTGGATGTTGTACCCATTTGGTTCGCCTTCAGCTACAagaagttttgttttcttcacattCATCTTAAGGTTCATGCCTTTGCCAGCTTCATTTACAGCCGTTGTTAGTTCCTCAATTCCTTCGACTGATTTTTCGTGGAGTGCTGTATCATCTGCATACCGGTCATTTGAGTTCGGTTGGCCTCCTACTTTGATGCCGAAATGTTCCACACCCGCTTCTCTCATAGCTTTCTCTGTGTAGGTCACGAACATATATGGTGATGCGATGCAGCCTTGTCTCACACCTTTAGTTAGGCTAAACTCATCTGTGTTCTTGCCATCCCATCTGATCTGATCTTTCCTCATTGATTTATATGCAAGGACTGCAGTAGAGAGACCAGATGTGTTGGGAATCCCATTTTCATCATCACAGTAAAGAGTTTGACATGGCTGACGGAGTCGAACGCCTTGGAATAATCAATGAACATGATGAAGACTTTCTCACCTATCGCAAGTATCTTTTCAATCTGTATCTGCAGACAAACCAGCATATCTCTGGTGCCTCGACCCTTTGGGTAGGCAGCTTGTAGTTCTGGCAGTTCTTCTTTCAGTTTTGCTGTCAATGGTAGTGCTGAAAATAGCTCTCTACCAAATCATTTCCAGAACATTAGCATgttgctaaaaaaaaacatttcttctgAAGTTCAATACAGCATTCAGGTTTCTCAGTGCCACAATCTACTATTTGTCTCATTAATGTgacattaacatcatcatatacCACACGAACATTTATATCATTCAGTTTCGGTACCAGCAGTTACTCAAAAGGTTTATGAACCTCTCGCTTCCAGTAGTGACCCTTCCATGGAAATTGGAACCAGCCGTAAGTCAAACTTCAATTAAAGTAATGAGATATCTGAATATGATAAAGGGAGAGCAGCCGACTTAATTATTAGAAAAAGTATATGGCAAATCAAAAGCCATTGAAGACTACGTTCCGTGCAGTGACTGTCTTGGGTAGTTCAACACTTACTCCTTGTGGATACACAAGGAAACCTGCTTGGAGAGAGACCAGTCCTTGAAAGGCAGACAGCATGTGAAGGAAGGAACAAGTTTGCTCCCTTTCAAGTATACAGTTCATGGCCAACTGTTATTGCTAAAAATAATAAGTACATATTAACTGTAGGCTAAAACGAAATGGATAACAGTAAATTCCTTCAAAATGGAAGGAGTTTGCTGGTGAAAGAATGAGGACAGTTGGAAAATTCCTCAAAGTAGCAAGGACACTTGACGGCAAACTAATTTCTGCTTCAGACCAGGTGAGACCTGCCTCATTTGATGTAGATGTTGAAGTTGCACGGATAATTCCGGGCTGTGTTGCCAACACACAGGCAGGTACATCGAACCTACTCAACTGCCCTGAGAGTTGGATTCGCCTTGTTGCAGTAACAAGGGACTACATCAGACTGGACTGAGACTTAAGGTGCGTTTCCACGATCCCGGACAAGCCTCGACATCTCCGAATAAGCAAGGTCAACCCTGTAATTTTTACGTGGGAAAGGGGCTAGGGCTGGATCTCTTATCTGATCTATATTGTACATATCAACAACCTGCGTATATCCACGGagagagtagcagctccctgttaTATCCATGTACACACTTGTTAGAGCATTCCTGAAGTTAACTTAACCAAAAATGGCAACTGAACGCAGCGTTTCGTCTGATATGGAAATTTGCGTATTACCCGATATTTGGGGAGACATATCCATTATGGTAAAATGGACGGAAGTTTCcgaaatttataaaacaatttgCAAGAGGATGGAGGAGTGTGGGTACCCCCATGCGATTACACAGataaagtacaaaaaaaaaaataaataaataaaagagatTATAGGAAGTTTGTTGATCACATCAACAGATcaggaaggaaagaaaatcaATGACATTTTCAGACGAGCTGTCCCACATTCTGGGAGATCACACATTGGCGAATCCAGTCAGTGTGGCCGAAGCAGGATGCGGGAGCAACTTCACCGACAACGCTTACGCCGAAAA
Proteins encoded in this window:
- the LOC139984597 gene encoding uncharacterized protein, translated to MMELQDIWNDGNLPTELKMKLVKIMIWSVLLYGLEGWTLTKADENRVLAAEICLGRRMMNISWKEKRLYRSILEELGVKRQLLGEIVNRMLTYLGHILRGSGSALTLQIIEGKVEGKRKAGRQKKQWYDNIKEWTGLSLAQAKRLAQNRTTCKEEIRRCVKLVDNRQY